A genomic region of Papaver somniferum cultivar HN1 chromosome 7, ASM357369v1, whole genome shotgun sequence contains the following coding sequences:
- the LOC113300239 gene encoding uncharacterized protein LOC113300239: MVQSLVNMGALEVFASTIGKFSDNDDLRAVQNIAQMIFEGGGAVATIAGCNSKLINWVLEAITCTKWDAKVCAVGFLNTLLMSSMKNRFQLGQMGIVPVVVNALSSLTSPDEEKTEEEKEQEEEEDLPWTLFGCLFFLLEHLENKVHFVNAGGVKVMIKIIQDEELDDYFCGSAIAALDIVKGCASDKFVNDALELDIAIFPPSMDMIHGSTMHFKAEIEERLISLIESLTGGIAETEKHILSKRFEENDGERITWLMEHFIRYSKKVDAAANHLKKKQLNSSELYKEKLQYGFPTLQSIAVILGYLWSSENIVTTLAARADQ; this comes from the exons ATGGTGCAATCTCTAGTTAACATGGGAGCCTTAGAAGTATTTGCTTCTACTATTGGCAAGTTTTCTGACAATGATGATTTACGAGCAGTACAAAATATTGCACAGATGATTTTTGAAGGAGGAGGAGCTGTAGCAACAATTGCCGGCTGTAACAGCAAACTGATTAATTGGGTATTGGAAGCAATCACATGTACCAAATGGGATGCAAAAGTGTGTGCTGTGGGGTTTTTAAATACTCTTTTGATGTCTAGTATGAAAAATAGATTCCAGTTAGGCCAAATGGGCATTGTGCCTGTTGTTGTAAATGCTCTTTCATCTCTTACAAGTCCTGACGAagaaaaaacagaagaagagaaagaacaagaagaagaagaagacctgCCTTGGACtttgtttggttgtttatttTTTCTATTAGAACATCTGGAGAACAAAGTGCATTTTGTCAATGCTGGAGGAGTCAAGGTAATGATCAAAATCATCCAGGATGAGGAATTGGATGATTATTTTTGTGGGTCTGCCATTGCGGCACTTGATATAGTGAAAGGTTGTGCTTCTGACAAGTTTGTGAATGATGCTTTGGAATTGGACATTGCAATATTCCCTCCTTCCATGGATATG ATTCATGGGAGCACTATGCATTTTAAAGCAGAAATTGAAGAACGTCTTATATCTCTAATTGAATCATTAACTG GTGGCATTGCCGAGACGGAAAAACATATATTGTCAAAAAGGTTTGAGGAGAATGATGGTGAACGAATCACTTGGCTTATGGAGCACTTCATACG ATATTCCAAAAAAGTTGATGCAGCGGCAAATCATCTCAAAAAGAAACAG CTGAACTCGTCTGAGCTCTACAAGGAAAAATTGCAATATGGATTCCCCACGCTTCAG TCCATTGCTGTTATTCTTGGTTATCTTTGGTCGTCCGA GAATATCGTGACAACATTGGCAGCGCGGGCGGATCAGTAG